A genomic segment from Bombus huntii isolate Logan2020A chromosome 13, iyBomHunt1.1, whole genome shotgun sequence encodes:
- the LOC126872614 gene encoding transmembrane protease serine 9-like → MFIKSILAAVLLLQVCWAIPTNLQPRITDGVPAAHGEFKYQVSIQWGVPPLSQYSHSCGGSILNEKYILTAGHCVMKVGKTRVVAGKYELNKDESSQQIVQVARGIVHSGYKGGVAQHDIALLELATPLKLNDLVQPITLPKQGQKQTGQAVLSGWGSVSKTSKPSLPNVLQKAVVPILDNNDCYKQLTSGSVIGQKPELYDTQVCSGIAGKEVSACSGDSGGPLAQKVNGKSVQVGIVSWGIIPCGSSHMPSVYTRVASYVDWIHSHMKNALQQIIEMSLKVIILVTLLAATVNSKAYRGFTVPLFDSRIVGGHEATPGQYPWQVSLQWGWLFGYSHFCGGAILNNQWIVTAGHCVLAVPTYGDFIVKAGKHNLKTTESTEQSIQVVKTFIHEKYTGDVAPYDIALLKLASPLKLNNAVKAISLTRSNTVSGKAVLTGWGSTSRTSNPNMPDKLQTAELPIIDLQTCKNSIEKLTGPSPLHETNICTGPLTGGFSACNGDSGGPLILNGSKTELIGIVSWGIVPCGTVGAASVYTKVYSFVNWIENIISKN, encoded by the exons ATGTTCATCAAAAGCATTCTGGCTGCCGTTCTCCTCCTCCAGG tCTGCTGGGCCATACCCACCAACCTGCAGCCCCGTATCACCGATGGTGTTCCAGCCGCTCATGGTGAATTCAAATACCAAGTTTCCATTCAATGGGGAGTCCCACCATTATCTCAATACAGCCACTCCTGCGGTGGTTCCATCCTGAACGAAAAATACATCTTGACCGCTGGCCACTGCGTCATGAAAGTTGGAAAAACTAGGGTTGTCGCTGGCAAATACGAATTGAACAAGGATGAATCCAGTCAACAAATCGTGCAGGTTGCCAGAGGCATAGTCCACAGTGGATACAAAGG TGGCGTTGCGCAACACGACATCGCTCTGTTAGAATTGGCAACGCCCTTGAAGCTGAACGACCTTGTCCAACCAATCACCCTGCCCAAACAAGGACAGAAACAAACTGGACAAGCTGTCCTTTCTGGATGGGGATCAGTCTCTAAGACCTCTAAGCCCTCTTTGCCAAACGTTCTTCAGAAAGCTGTTGTACCCATCCTCGACAACAACGACTGTTACAAACAACTCACCTCCGGATCTGTTATTGGACAAAAACCTGAACTGTACGACACCCAGGTCTGCTCTGGAATTGCTGGCAAAGAAGTATCTGCTTGTTCT GGTGACTCTGGTGGCCCACTCGCCCAAAAGGTTAATGGAAAGTCTGTACAAGTTGGTATCGTTTCATGGGGTATTATACCATGTGGATCTAGCCACATGCCTTCCGTCTACACTCGTGTTGCCTCCTACGTCGATTGGATCCACTCTCACATGAAA AATGCACTACAGCAAATCATCGAAATGTCTCTCAAAGTGATCATCCTCGTTACCCTGCTTGCAGCGACCGTCAATT CAAAGGCCTACCGTGGCTTTACCGTGCCATTGTTCGATAGTCGCATAGTCGGAGGACACGAAGCTACCCCTGGGCAATATCCATGGCAAGTCTCTTTGCAATGGGGATGGCTGTTTGGCTACTCCCACTTTTGCGGAGGAGCTATCCTGAATAATCAATGGATCGTCACAGCTGGACACTGTGTTCTGGCTGTTCCAACCTATGGTGATTTTATCGTGAAAGCTGGAAAACACAATTTGAAGACGACAGAAAGCACTGAACAAAGTATCCAAGTCGTGAAGACGTTTATACACGAAAAATATACGGG AGATGTAGCTCCATATGACATCGCATTGTTGAAACTGGCATCGCCTCTGAAACTGAACAACGCGGTTAAAGCGATTAGTCTAACAAGGTCGAACACAGTATCGGGAAAAGCGGTCTTGACAGGTTGGGGATCAACATCTAGGACCTCTAATCCAAACATGCCTGACAAACTTCAAACTGCCGAGTTGCCAATCATCGACCTGCAGACTTGCAAAAATTCCATAGAGAAACTCACTGGTCCATCTCCTTTGCACGAGACGAACATTTGCACTGGACCGCTCACTGGCGGTTTTTCAGCGTGTAAT ggCGACTCTGGCGGTCCCTTGATCCTCAACGGTAGCAAAACTGAACTCATTGGAATCGTTTCTTGGGGAATCGTTCCATGTGGAACGGTAGGTGCAGCATCGGTATATACCAAGGTGTATTCCTTCGTCAATTGGATTGAAAATATCATATCTAAGAACTAA